ATTGCTTTTCCAACCATTGCGCTTGTGTGGGCATCGCTTCCGGCAGTTCGGCCCATGTTGTGGTACTTTGCAAAAATTCCCGCCCGGACATTCGAGAAGTGGTCCACGTTCATCGCATTGAAAACTTCAACTGCATCCGCGTGCTGGGCGCGCTCAGCAAGCCCTAATTCACCAAGGTCAAATGGGTGGGGAGCTACAGCAATTCCGCCCTGCGCGTGAATCTTGTCTATAGTTTCAAGAAAGTGCTGCGCCGGCTTTATTTCCTCTGAAATGCCAAGGGCAAGCAGGTGGCCTTGCCGGGTGGATATTTCTTCGCCAGGAAGCGCAAGAAAATTTTCCGCCTTGAAGTGCTTAAGAGAATGCCATGCCTTAAAACTGTTGTGGTCGGTAATCGCAATCCCATTAAGCCCCTGCCTCTTCGCGACTTTAGCCATCTCTATCGGGGAGGAAAACCCGTGGTCGCCAAACTTATCCCTGGAGTACCAGGAATGGGAATGCAGTTCAAAGAGCATAAAATATATACTGAAAGATATTAAATTTGGTTTCCAGGATTTTGCCAAAATATGCCCTTTTTGATGCAACAAGCGGCGGCAACCAATCCGGCATAAACAAAAAACGCTTCGGACCTTCCAATTAAAGCCATTTAGTATAATCCAGTAATGACCTTAACACTCTCTGAACAGGTAGACACTATTTTTATGGGCGGGCCCTATCGGGAGGCAGTACTCTTCCGCGCCCGGCTTCCAAACGGAAACTCCCCTCTGGTTCTGACCTACATAGATGGTTCGGACTATCACCCATTTATGGAAAATATCATCACCTGGTCGGCAAGTGAAGGGTTAATCGAAGAATCCGAAGACCCCTCCAAGTGTTATGTTGGTTTTCCAAGAGACACTTCCGAATTCTTGCCAAGAGGCATAAACTCAAGGTATAAACGAGCATTCCTGCTTGGAAAAGACGGCCTGAGCGCAACGGTAATCAATGGCTCTTCAAGGGAAAAATACTGGCTTGCCGATCCTCAGGATGGACAAATTGTCCTTAAGCTCATTAAAGACGGGCTTGCCGATTTCCAGGACCAGCCATTCTCTCCACGGGGAATAGAGCTCCATAGTATCGGGCAATCCGCCCTTGAAGTTGGGATGATATCTCCTAAGCTAGTCCTTGCCTACTCAGATTAGAAAATATGAAAGAACGCCCTTACTTAAAACCTGACCCGGATATCCGCATTACGAGAGCAGATTTTGACCTCGGGTTTATGAAGAATCACCCAGGAGAACAACTTCTCATAAGCGTGCCTTACGGATTTCTTAGTGAGGGGGCTCTGCATTTCTATGCGCTAAACATGCACTATGTGCTTCCGGAAGAAAGGAATGCTTTGCGCGCCATGCTGGAAAAAGAGATTGAGGGAGAGGAAAATAAAAATGACGAGAGCTTGCGCAAGATAAACTTGAAAGAGGTTAGCCGGATTGAATCACTCATAATCCCCCACTCAAGGCAGAGAAGTTTTTACCTGGACAAAACAGCAGGACTGTACCTTACACCCCTGCACGAAGGTGTGCTGGAAGTAGAAACTATGCGCCTTATGGGTCCCAGAGACGGACGTGTGGTGTTAAGAGACTTGGTTGACTTTAGTGTTGGTTCTGAAGCCGGGGAGCTTTACAAAAAAGGGGAGGACCTGGCAGATCTAGGGCTTATAAATGTCGTGGATTAGATTATGGACCCAATTAAGGATATTCGGCTTGGCAAAAACATAACCGCGTCTGACCTTGTGGGCCAGATGTTTGAGGGTGGCGGCTTTACCGCCAAAAAGATAAA
The sequence above is drawn from the Candidatus Aenigmatarchaeota archaeon genome and encodes:
- a CDS encoding PHP domain-containing protein, translating into MLFELHSHSWYSRDKFGDHGFSSPIEMAKVAKRQGLNGIAITDHNSFKAWHSLKHFKAENFLALPGEEISTRQGHLLALGISEEIKPAQHFLETIDKIHAQGGIAVAPHPFDLGELGLAERAQHADAVEVFNAMNVDHFSNVRAGIFAKYHNMGRTAGSDAHTSAMVGKAITKINSGLDIDSVLKAIKSGKTKTFESYQSVMDMTDWYLDRLRANPKISAKHLTENHHPFKQSMLNMLMKHRGREGAVSKAIVFTLPRFSAMYSATKSLLVNGPECLM